From Triticum aestivum cultivar Chinese Spring chromosome 4A, IWGSC CS RefSeq v2.1, whole genome shotgun sequence, a single genomic window includes:
- the LOC123086249 gene encoding probable LRR receptor-like serine/threonine-protein kinase At1g05700 yields MLPRHGFISIDCGYTANQTYTDSRTGISYASDEGYIDAGLIHPVDKSNLQTDLADRYLNLCFFPSGERNCYTLRFFTLGGKYLVRAAFGYGDYDKLNKNPTFDLYFGVNYWTTVTIVSSSTAYVFEIIAVCPADFLQICLVNKGSGTPFISGLDLRSLTSDLYLEANVTQSLVLLSFFRDTVGFGPNRYHFGTNYQHIRFPDDPYDRMWQRYENVDGWTDVPNKSNGEIKNSTNDNYDAPSAVMRSASTPVNDSRMDLSWSSDSSMNVGVDPKFFLVLYFAELEAVQELRQFDVSVDNNPLASAFSPKFLLPTVLSGIVQGSNEHSVSLVATSNLALQPLINAMEIYMVRPVNESNSLDANAMMTIQEKFSVKKNWVGDPCAPISFAWNGLNCSYTTNSPPRITALNMSSSGLVGEIDASFGQLTLLQHLYVQKIAISDFPR; encoded by the exons ATGCTTCCTCGCCACG GTTTCATAAGCATCGACTGTGGATATACTGCAAACCAGACCTACACAGATAGCAGGACAGGCATATCATATGCAAGCGATGAGGGTTACATTGATGCAGGACTGATCCACCCTGTTGATAAAAGTAATCTGCAGACTGACCTTGCAGACCGATACCTTAACCTTTGCTTCTTTCCCAGTGGAGAGCGTAACTGCTACACGCTGCGGTTCTTTACACTGGGTGGCAAGTACCTTGTCAGGGCTGCATTTGGCTATGGTGACTATGATAAACTAAACAAAAATCCTACCTTTGATCTCTATTTTGGGGTCAATTACTGGACAACAGTGACCATTGTCAGTTCCAGTACAGCATATGTGTTTGAGATAATTGCCGTGTGCCCTGCCGACTTCCTACAAATTTGCTTGGTGAATAAAGGATCGGGAACTCCTTTCATCTCAGGGCTTGACTTGAGGTCACTGACATCAGATCTTTATCTGGAGGCCAATGTGACACAGTCTCTGGTTTTGCTCAGCTTTTTCCGTGATACAGTTGGTTTTGGGCCCAACCGCTATCACTTTGGGACAAACTATCAACACATTAG GTTCCCAGATGACCCCTACGACCGTATGTGGCAGAGGTATGAAAACGTAGACGGCTGGACAGACGTACCCAACAAATCCAATGGGGAAATAAAAAACTCCACAAACGACAACTATGATGCACCATCTGCAGTGATGCGTAGTGCATCCACTCCAGTGAATGACTCAAGGATGGACTTATCGTGGAGTTCAGATTCTTCCATGAATGTTGGTGTTGACCCCAAGTTCTTTCTTGTACTCTACTTTGCCGAGTTGGAAGCAGTCCAAGAGTTAAGGCAATTTGATGTCTCTGTGGATAACAACCCATTAGCTTCTGCATTCAGCCCAAAATTCTTGCTGCCTACTGTTCTCTCAGGGATTGTGCAAGGCTCAAACGAGCATAGCGTCTCCCTTGTGGCAACATCAAACTTGGCGCTTCAGCCTTTGATCAACGCGATGGAGATATACATGGTGCGGCCAGTGAATGAATCTAACTCTTTAGATG CCAACGCTATGATGACCATCCAGGAGAAGTTCTCTGTGAAAAAAAATTGGGTGGGTGATCCATGTGCCCCTATATCTTTTGCATGGAATGGCTTGAACTGTAGTTATACTACCAACAGTCCTCCAAGAATAACAGCCTT AAACATGTCATCCAGTGGATTGGTTGGTGAAATTGATGCTTCTTTTGGTCAGCTAACACTGCTCCAACACTTGTATGTTCAAAAAATTGCCATATCAGACTTCCCCAGATAA